In Palaemon carinicauda isolate YSFRI2023 chromosome 1, ASM3689809v2, whole genome shotgun sequence, the genomic stretch tatatatgtatatgtgtgtgtgtggaaatctcgaaagctaacacgtgatgagcataaaatatgcattatagccaataaacaaaaaataagaagactttattggagttagtattttcatGTTATTAGTGAAATCGACGGAttcacaatgagaataaatatacaaatatttaatatttgtACAAGAGAATGGGATCCCTCGGCTGATAATTTCTAGATGATTCCAGATAAGCCAAATTTCAGAAAAGAGGATTCAACAGGATTAAAAGAAAACAGACCAAAGCTTCGGTTTGAATTGTGACCTTTGGCACATGCAATTaagaaggattcaacaatattttttGGGTAGTCTTTAACATAGATTACTTTACTCGTCCTTGACCAGCCGATTCTACCACTTGATCCTAACCGGTGGGAGGCCAAAGTATCATTAATAGGTCCCCTGGAGACGGCCATTTCGATCTGTTTTATGTGTtcatgtgcagtatatatacagtatatacacacacaaatatatatatatatatatatatatatatatatatatatatatatatatatatatatatatatatatatatatatatatacattatatatacatatatatatatatatatatatatatatatttatatatgtgcatgtatgtatatatataaatatatatatgtatatatatatataaacatatatatttatatatatatatatatatatatatgtatatatatatatacatatgcatatatataaacacacacacatatatataaatatatataaatatatatatgaatataaatatacatatatacaaatattgtatatatatgaatgtatatcaaTATTCAACATAACTAGCAGAATTGGATAAGATAAGATATTAAATTTTCTGTGTGTATTCTTGATTTGGCAGGGGATAGTATGGGATTCTTAAAAAGAATAAACGATTTctaacatgtattaataataaaaaaatttattcaatgccataattatattattatagtttCTCCTTAAGCGAAATAGGACAGTTTTAATAATACAGTAAATTAAGtagaattgaaagagagagagagagagagagagagagagagagagagagagagagagagagagagagagagagagagagatatgaagcagaagtaaattgaaaatttatattcgTTCAGATAAATTGAAATTGTTTATCTGTCCTTAATTACTAATCATATGACATTTCCCTTAACACAACCTGCCAACAAAAGATCATGTATTCCTCAAAGACAGTTCGGGGTAAACAAGGACAAAATGAACTATCAACGTAATGACTATATTACAATTGCTCAAAGTTTTAAAACTAATTTACTCTTTCAAAAAGCTTCTCTGTGGCGGTTAAAGGGGAAAGCAAATCCGACCGTTTAGCTGTCAACTTTAGtggacaatttttgttgaatataAAACAAGTACTCCTAGCTGCATTTCCTTAAAGGATTAAAAAGTGTTGTTAATTTGAGAACCCATATTCATTGCATATTCCTTTGCTTCTTGTTAAATTCCGTAATGTCATGGTGTAATAATTGTGAACAAAAAATCTTGTATCGTAATTGACCAAAAATTCTTGAACGAATTAATCTATTATGTCTTCAGAATGTTGATACAAAGTGGAAATCTTATTTTGTCTGATgatcctattctttacataaaataaaaattttctggctgacaataaaaaaaaaattatctgatttCTAACTGATGTACTTACAAGTTACACTCGCTTGAGTAATGCGAAGTATTGTATTGTTCAACTGTTTCTAAATGAATTCAACGGTATTATCAAGAGACTAACTCAAGTAAATGTAAATCTAATCAAGACTGTTCATCCTGAAGTCTGAATAAAGTTATTATCTTCAATCAAATGTGAATATTTCTTACTAAATAGCCAGCATGCCATCTTCAGCTAATCATCAATCGGTAGTCTCAACAAATACACATAAGAGCGACTTTTGTAACAATAGAGTTATCCGTAATATAATGTTTAAATCATATAAAGATTAAAGTTTTTTTCAACAAACAGCtaagcttagttgataataattcAACATATAGCAATTGTACAGCTTGATAAATTAGCGATCTTAATAATAATTGCATATAACCACTAGCAAATTTACCACACAATACACAAAACATGTTTTAAAACAGGTGTGTGAAAACCACATTATGATATACAGAAATGAAAAGACACCAGAATTCAGCCATGATAGTTTTGTTATTCTTGTATAGGCCTATATTCTTGAAGCATAAATGATAGTAGCAAACTCTCACCTTGGCGTGTGAAAGTATATGACTGTACGTAATAAACAATGTACAGATCTTATGATGTTCGCTTTTCATTCATATCTTTTAACCTCTCTGTGAAGTCCGGCAGATCTTGACTTGTTTAAAAGCCCCCATTACCTGTGCCCGAGAGAAGGCCGATTCCCGCATCCGTGGCAGTGCGGGAAGTACGTCGAGTGTATCCGGGACTCCAAGAAAGGAATCTTCAGGAAGCGCTTCAAAAACTGCCATGGCGCCGTCTTCAATTCGACCCGCAAGATTTGCATGATGACGGAAGAGGTGAGCAGTTCAAAGGTTTCAGAAGATAATAACGTTGAAAGTAGATGTATGAATAGCTATTTTATCTGATCCCTTGAATTATTAGATTATGAGATAAAGAATCatgacatatataaacaaatattttatgatgatgatgatggtgatgatgaggatgatgatgcggatgatgatgatgatgatgattattattattattattattattattattattaaagaaagttCTCTACAGTTGCGTTAATTTTTCGTTTTCTATTTTCCTTATGATTCTCTTTTACTGGTGGTGCAAATAAAACTGAACGGCCAGAAGTTGAGTTGCTTATTCCAAGTCGCCTAAGCAGGCTTCAGTCCAACTCCAAAGGTTGCTAGCGGAATAACATGGGAAGTTGTTTAGGATTATTAAGTTAGCATTCACTAGCACGAGCTCTTGCAAGTGAACGATATGCAGTTTATTTTACAGCATGTATAAGAATATGTGGTGAAAGGTATTTTTCACTGATCGACACTGGCCCGCTAATCCATTTCTTGACCAGAGACTTCgtgaagtttgatatatatatatatatatatatatatatatatatatatatatatatatatatatatatatatatatatatgtatatatatatatatatatatatatatacatatatatatatatatatatatatatatatatatgtatatatatatatatatacatatatatatgtatatatatatatatatatatatatatatatatatatatatatagtatatatatatgtatatatatgtgtgtatatatatatacataaatatatacagagagagagagagagagagagagagagagagagagagagagattcccgttTTCATCGTTATGGCGTGGAAAGGGCTACCTCTGTAGGTGATGGAAGGAAGAATGGCATGTTTTTTTCTTATGTGTTCATCGTTAGTTGAAGTTTTTGTTTATCTAGGTAAAGGTTCTGAGAGTCTAAAAGCGTATGGTGTTTGTCCTAGAATGCTTGAATATTGCAGTGCCCAGTATGTATCACGAAAGATTTTTAGAAGTATGCATGAGTGTCATTCCTATGTAAAATTGAAGGAAAACTATATTTTGGCATTTAAATCTGCACATGACATTCACTTTCTATAAATCTTCGAGAGGAGGCTTCGAAGATGTTCTTAAGTAAATCTGTTGTTCAATTAAATTTACTATTGCAGTAAATGGTGAAGGTGATCTTGGCCTCTTCGGGGAAGATGGCGGTGACGTTTTCctaaataatttttaatatctttttttatcctgctgctactgctgctagtATCAGGGTTTGACCTTTATATTACACTTTAGGTTACTTATTTCTTCTGTGTCATTGTTATATGTGATGGATTAGTCTAATTACTTTGTTTTAAGTCGATCTGACTTCCTTCTTAATATAATCAAGAGTTTTTTGTTGATCAACCCTTTGTTGATTTTGTTGTGAGTCTTCTTCCACGCATATGTACACATTTTGTCCGTTTAAACAGGTATACAATAATATTGATTCTGTATCTTCCTAAAGTTAGACAAAGTTTTGCATCAGGGTATTATTGCTTGAATGATTTAGTTTTATGTCAGAGCACATACTTTTGCTCATGCGGATAGCccaataaaaccattgttttaccaatgaaaacaaaatttcttattcattactttattGGCATTCGTGAAATTTCTAGATTTCAGCAAACCCTcacctatataaaaaaaagagcgACTAGAATGGCATGAATAATCATGAACGTATGGGTAATATATACTGTACGGATTCGTGTATAAACCGTTACTATAAATAGTAATCCATATTTTAGCATCTTTTACTCCTCTGTTATCCATCCATTAAGCACTGAAAAGAGTAAAAGTGTTAAATATCATTAATCTTTCTAGGGGGACGAATGTGCAAGTAGACCACGTACTGCCAGATCTCTTACCGTCGATCGTAGGTTCAGCAGCATCTGCGGCAGCAGGCGTAATGGATTCTTCTGCGCCGATTGCAAAACAGTTGTGAATTGTATCGAAGGAGTTGCATTTGTTGAAAATTGCGGCACATCGGATACTTGCTCAGTAAAGGATGCATTTGGTGGAGCCATCTGCTATCCTACACCCGAACCATCATGCTCCTGCAGCCGCGCCAACGCATTCTTCATCGATCCTTATGACACACAAATGTTCTTCTTCTGTAGCGCTACTGAAGCAGAACCTGACATGTATCACTGCCCAGGGGAAATGATCTTTGATGAAAGTACTCAACAGTGCAAGAATGCGAACGGCTTTTCTCCATGTATGGAAGCAGGCGTCTTTGCTTACCATGATGACTGCACTCAATACTATACTTGTATTGCAAGTCAAAATGGCTGGATCCAAAAACCCTTTTCCTGCAGTGATGGTTTGATGTACAATGAAATTAAAGGGCAATGTGAAGATCCCTGTAGCTGGGACACAGGAAAATTCACTTGCCAAAGAGAAGGACGTTTCTCTGACCCTCTCAGCTGTGATAAATATTACGAGTGTGTCCTATTAAGTGACGGAAGCTTTCGACAAGACCAACGACAATGTCCTCATGGATATGAATGGGTTCAGAGTGAGCTTGGAGTAGGAAGGTGTGGGAAGGGACCCTCCCCCAACTGCCAGCCTTTGACACTTACCAAATGTATCATTCCAGATACATGCTCCGAAGGTACGTAGTGTTTACTGCATTATCATATTCTGTATACCTCTACTGATGTAAACTTTATACAAAAACTTCATGATCCTATCATAGTTATTGTATATTTTACATAGGTAGTtgtcaaaataatctataaatgacTCGATAAACTtctctttttcaaaatttttctaGGGATAATCACAACCCGCTGCGTACATTTCATCCGCTTTCGTTTCCTATGAAACGGAAGAAAACTGTGAGTAGGCCTAACATTACACAGCGATTATCTTATTCATTAGATATAAGCAGTGCaaaagtatattagaaaaaaaGTAACCTCGTGGAACGATTGTGGCTTATATAAAATCTCTTTAACAAAATAGGCCTACTCTTGATTGCGTATGATACTGCTGGGTAGAGATGAATAAAGTTTCCTGTTCACGTGCGAAATGGTCTCTTTCGTATAatattaacctaaaaaaaaaaagtcagcaacATTATTCCGTTAAACCAAGTTGTTTTGGCATGGTATAATATGAGTgagataaaataaatataagtaatttGTTTTTGTGGATACCCTTTGATCAAGGACCTTTATACAGATGAAAAATGAGTGATTGAAGAGGAAAGTAAATTCGATTATTTCACTCATGAGAATTCTTTGTTCTGAATTTTATTAATCAGCTGTCCGATTTTGATAACCTTGCTGTCAACCCTAAATTCTTTCAAAGAAGAGAGCTAACTTCAGAATAGAATCctgatatattctatatgaataaaCTAATTGCAATTACAGTAGGCCTAATGATTTTAGAGATAGTTCAAGAGACTCTTCTCAGACGTAAACATGATTCTATGGCTCCCGTGGATCTATTGCTTAAAAGAGAGAAAACATTGTTAGTTTGTAAAGAACTTATTCCAGCCCACTACTGTCTGTAAAGAGAACGCTACAATGAAATAATTTCGGCAGATGTCAttcagataaataatttcaattctACGCTCGTAAAAACGCATTTTTGATGATGGTCCAGTTACAACATATTATTATCTAGTATGTCACGGAGTTACAACCTCTCTACCGTCTGTTTCTTTAGTAGGTTTCATCATTGTAAGAATTTCCCACATATATCAGAACATAATATTTTCATTCGAATCAAATGATATAAGTAGACCTAATTTGTTTTCATATTATGCtgttatatattatagattatcaGTGAAATACTAAAAATTAATAGATAGATGGAATATGAATAACAAAACCATTTAAAAGTTGGAAATTTTATTAATGAATGCTGGACCAAACTAAACATGtgccaatttttatatatatatatatatatatatatatatatatatatatatatatatatatatatataaatatatatatatatatatatatatatatatatatacatatatatatatatatatatatatatatatatatatatatgtacacattttttTGGAGTAGATCTAACCTAtatcgacatttcttttttttttctttaagattatcTTTGCTTTAGAAGATATCCTTATGGTTTTTCTTTTGCTTGTTCAAATGTGTCCTTAAAGAACCACGGCCAATGTTTACATTTCTGTTGCTCAAAGCATTTGATATCCTACTTAATTTATCTTTCAAGCTGTGttttgaaataaagaatattttgaattATCAGCTCATCTGCATAGAAGCTAATCCAGTCCCGTTATTGTTAGGCAATATTCAAGCCATAAATACATTCTTTCATTCCCTAACTAATTTTTCTCTTTACCAaatactattagaattaattgcaaccTTTCAGTCTGATTGAATTATTACGTTTGGTTAATGTTTCTGACAATAAGATATCAAGACATACTTAAAATCAAACCATCAGACATGAATATCATTCTATATTTATGAAGAGAAATTTCCTTACAATCACAGATACCTCTAGAGTCTCTAGACTTTGCAGGTAATTTTGTTGCTTCCAATCGCAATGTTTTGCTGCACCGGTTGATAGGAAGTTTTCCAAACATGAAACGACCCAGACAAGGAAAAGATGGAGCATTTTGCTCACTGGTGGAATCTATTAATTAATCAATGAGTACGTTCTAATTAAAGATACGAAATGACTTCCGCTAGAACAAATAATAGATTCGCTAGTTAATGATGGTAGGGTATTGCCTCGTTCCTCTAGAAACATTACACATTATAATTAAGGTTGCCATATTTCAATCGTATAACATTCTCTGAAGGCAATATCTTTCTTGCAGGACCCCACAGGCATTAAAAATGGTTCCTGTCAAAACATGCATTGCAGAATATTATTTACTGTTTGGTTCCTTTCATGCAAAGACAGTAAATTACAAATATTACAACTTTCTGATTTCTATGATTTATTAGTTAGACTTTTAACGTTTTTTCTCAGAGTTTTCAGTGGGAACCCGATTACCCGAAAGCCGCTTAAAGTAATCATAGTCTGAAGTGTGAAATGGGCATTAGAATTGTGCTGGATATAGTACGATAAAGCTTTTCTAATTGATTAGTCGCTGAAAAAACTTTTGTTCTGAAATTATAAAATTTGGAATTCTTTATCCGCGTGTCAAACGAAAGTGGTATACAAACGTACAATTTAAGGCAGAAAATAATAGCATATCACTATCATGCATAAAAACATGAATTATCAGTCACTGATTGCCTTGCACTGCAGTGTTTAAGAAATATAAAGGAAACTGCTAAAAGCGAGTTTCTCACCGTCGTCCTAGCACCGAAAGCAAtagcaaaagattaatatctgaaAGAGGCACTACTCACTTGCCACTTCAGTATAGTAAGAAAACGCTAAGATAAGCTTCGTGTTTTCTACATACAGCTGCCAATCAGAATATGCAATCACACTATGTATAAACAAAGATATTAGATATATGCCTTtaagatatatttctatatgaCCTTCGGCAAGTCACATTCGCTTTCGGTTATCAAGCGGATAacattttttcaaaatttcataacaCTGAAGCAACCTATTTTATTTTCAATGGCAATCAATTGAAATAGCCTGTCAGGCTATATCTGACACTATTATAGTCATATCCTACGCTGCATACTACTTTTCTAAGCGGCTTTCAGGTAATCGAGTTACTTTAACTTGAAGTTTCATGAAATTCACGTTCATTTTTTCATATCCAACTCTATCAAAAATAAAAGTTTCAGTAATCTACGTTTTTGTTTAGCCCCAGCAGGCTCTGCAGCCCCAGCAGGCTCTGCAGCCCCAGCAGGCTCTGTAGCCCCAGCAGGCTCTGTAGCCCCAGCAGGCTCTGCAGCCCCAGCAGGCTCTGTAGCCCCAGCAGGCTCTGCAGCCCCAGCAGGCTCTGCAGCCCCAGCAGGCTCTGTAGCCCCAGCAGGCTCTGCAGCCCCAGCAGCCAGTATCCGTGGTGGACAGCTAATAACTAATTTTAGGACA encodes the following:
- the LOC137643145 gene encoding uncharacterized protein isoform X1 codes for the protein MSILVWSSALTIVVAVRVAAIEVTWTDPADLDLFKSPHYLCPREGRFPHPWQCGKYVECIRDSKKGIFRKRFKNCHGAVFNSTRKICMMTEEGDECASRPRTARSLTVDRRFSSICGSRRNGFFCADCKTVVNCIEGVAFVENCGTSDTCSVKDAFGGAICYPTPEPSCSCSRANAFFIDPYDTQMFFFCSATEAEPDMYHCPGEMIFDESTQQCKNANGFSPCMEAGVFAYHDDCTQYYTCIASQNGWIQKPFSCSDGLMYNEIKGQCEDPCSWDTGKFTCQREGRFSDPLSCDKYYECVLLSDGSFRQDQRQCPHGYEWVQSELGVGRCGKGPSPNCQPLTLTKCIIPDTCSEAPAGSAAPAGSAAPAGSVAPAGSVAPAGSAAPAGSVAPAGSAAPAGSAAPAGSVAPAGSAAPAASIRGGQLITNFRTSGGNSNPPQYAFVHYPVGSDSVWNPPNRGDRRARVSN
- the LOC137643145 gene encoding uncharacterized protein isoform X5; the encoded protein is MSILVWSSALTIVVAVRVAAIEVTWTDPADLDLFKSPHYLCPREGRFPHPWQCGKYVECIRDSKKGIFRKRFKNCHGAVFNSTRKICMMTEEGDECASRPRTARSLTVDRRFSSICGSRRNGFFCADCKTVVNCIEGVAFVENCGTSDTCSVKDAFGGAICYPTPEPSCSCSRANAFFIDPYDTQMFFFCSATEAEPDMYHCPGEMIFDESTQQCKNANGFSPCMEAGVFAYHDDCTQYYTCIASQNGWIQKPFSCSDGLMYNEIKGQCEDPCSWDTGKFTCQREGRFSDPLSCDKYYECVLLSDGSFRQDQRQCPHGYEWVQSELGVGRCGKGPSPNCQPLTLTKCIIPDTCSEAPAGSVAPAGSAAPAGSAAPAGSVAPAGSAAPAASIRGGQLITNFRTSGGNSNPPQYAFVHYPVGSDSVWNPPNRGDRRARVSN
- the LOC137643145 gene encoding uncharacterized protein isoform X2, with the protein product MSILVWSSALTIVVAVRVAAIEVTWTDPADLDLFKSPHYLCPREGRFPHPWQCGKYVECIRDSKKGIFRKRFKNCHGAVFNSTRKICMMTEEGDECASRPRTARSLTVDRRFSSICGSRRNGFFCADCKTVVNCIEGVAFVENCGTSDTCSVKDAFGGAICYPTPEPSCSCSRANAFFIDPYDTQMFFFCSATEAEPDMYHCPGEMIFDESTQQCKNANGFSPCMEAGVFAYHDDCTQYYTCIASQNGWIQKPFSCSDGLMYNEIKGQCEDPCSWDTGKFTCQREGRFSDPLSCDKYYECVLLSDGSFRQDQRQCPHGYEWVQSELGVGRCGKGPSPNCQPLTLTKCIIPDTCSEAPAGSAAPAGSVAPAGSVAPAGSAAPAGSVAPAGSAAPAGSAAPAGSVAPAGSAAPAASIRGGQLITNFRTSGGNSNPPQYAFVHYPVGSDSVWNPPNRGDRRARVSN
- the LOC137643145 gene encoding uncharacterized protein isoform X3 produces the protein MSILVWSSALTIVVAVRVAAIEVTWTDPADLDLFKSPHYLCPREGRFPHPWQCGKYVECIRDSKKGIFRKRFKNCHGAVFNSTRKICMMTEEGDECASRPRTARSLTVDRRFSSICGSRRNGFFCADCKTVVNCIEGVAFVENCGTSDTCSVKDAFGGAICYPTPEPSCSCSRANAFFIDPYDTQMFFFCSATEAEPDMYHCPGEMIFDESTQQCKNANGFSPCMEAGVFAYHDDCTQYYTCIASQNGWIQKPFSCSDGLMYNEIKGQCEDPCSWDTGKFTCQREGRFSDPLSCDKYYECVLLSDGSFRQDQRQCPHGYEWVQSELGVGRCGKGPSPNCQPLTLTKCIIPDTCSEAPAGSVAPAGSVAPAGSAAPAGSVAPAGSAAPAGSAAPAGSVAPAGSAAPAASIRGGQLITNFRTSGGNSNPPQYAFVHYPVGSDSVWNPPNRGDRRARVSN
- the LOC137643145 gene encoding uncharacterized protein isoform X4 produces the protein MSILVWSSALTIVVAVRVAAIEVTWTDPADLDLFKSPHYLCPREGRFPHPWQCGKYVECIRDSKKGIFRKRFKNCHGAVFNSTRKICMMTEEGDECASRPRTARSLTVDRRFSSICGSRRNGFFCADCKTVVNCIEGVAFVENCGTSDTCSVKDAFGGAICYPTPEPSCSCSRANAFFIDPYDTQMFFFCSATEAEPDMYHCPGEMIFDESTQQCKNANGFSPCMEAGVFAYHDDCTQYYTCIASQNGWIQKPFSCSDGLMYNEIKGQCEDPCSWDTGKFTCQREGRFSDPLSCDKYYECVLLSDGSFRQDQRQCPHGYEWVQSELGVGRCGKGPSPNCQPLTLTKCIIPDTCSEAPAGSVAPAGSAAPAGSVAPAGSAAPAGSAAPAGSVAPAGSAAPAASIRGGQLITNFRTSGGNSNPPQYAFVHYPVGSDSVWNPPNRGDRRARVSN